The Apium graveolens cultivar Ventura chromosome 6, ASM990537v1, whole genome shotgun sequence genome contains a region encoding:
- the LOC141665202 gene encoding putative mitochondrial protein AtMg00310, giving the protein MKKADANSKYLGLPNMMQRSKVATLGYLRGKVKKRVLSWDGPLISLRGKELKFHRDIERTISKFWWNSKSGDKKGIHWMSWDRLSRHKSVGGMGFRNFKDFNLALLGKQGWRLLSNPSSLVSRVYKARYFPKVSFLDAKIGNNPSFIWRSILEAKELVVSGVRWRVGTGENIDIVGQPWLDDVRPYIETVSPSLDNNKVASLMSMNHNSWEEEIISDLFNERDQECIRRTKI; this is encoded by the exons ATGAAGAAAGCAGATGCAAATAGCAAGTACTTGGGTCTTCCGAACATGATGCAACGAAGTAAGGTGGCTACTCTGGGCTATTTGAGAGGCAAAGTCAAGAAGCGTGTTTTATCTTGGGATGGGCCTTTAATATCTCTAAGGGGTAAGGAG TTGAAATTTCATCGTGACATAGAAAGGACAATTTCTAAATTTTGGTGGAACTCGAAGTCAGGGGATAAGAAGGGTATTCATTGGATGAGCTGGGATCGATTGAGTAGACATAAATCAGTTGGAGGGATGGGTTTTCGGAACTTCAAAGATTTTAACTTGGCATTGTTGGGAAAACAAGGGTGGAGATTATTGTCTAATCCGTCAAGTTTGGTTAGCCGGGTATATAAAGCTCGCTACTTCCCCAAGGTCAGTTTTCTTGATGCAAAGATTGGAAATAATCCTAGTTTCATATGGCGTAGTATTTTGGAAGCAAAAGAGCTGGTTGTTAGTGGTGTTAGGTGGAGAGTAGGTACGGGTGAGAATATTGACATCGTTGGGCAACCATGGCTTGATGATGTGAGGCCATATATAGAGACAGTTTCACCTTCTCTCGATAACAATAAAGTGGCCTCTCTCATGTCAATGAATCACAACAGTTGGGAAGAAGAAATTATCAGTGATCTGTTTAATGAGAGAGATCAAGAGTGTATTCGAAGAACTAAGATATGA
- the LOC141666486 gene encoding uncharacterized protein LOC141666486 isoform X3, translating to METVVEVEVNAKSKSGVSKTSSAEKSPKLIADPVVYQLVRVEGDGRLVPATEEEVFEVEDLLDDGKNTRILADIGRDVECASDSKISSGILQSENLEPCSDKSGEVPDLENNSMKSNTQIKEIVPSLAPSTTDSHLSESGECSNPQVGMTGSESLNSSACKISKPDFSKLKGEICLNNLLVRELHEIFRAIFGRVTTNKDKQWLKRRISMGLTNSCDVSTTTFVIEDHKVVKKGKEENSRIPKVKHSKDPIKGTTDKVCKGSSSVTKKEVERHQNCPGKRMRNANVVYDHDKEDVLTESRADKRVRKPTKRYIEEVSEEESRETSGKVTSKVTGSRHCQSSPRPSVQPIQNIRSDGRPFVMRQDSLGGSGIQIPYVSRVRRGRPRENYMTFMKLQSCEVGTPSKVVKKAFEMCDSQPDSKEGNNIVTAGPSPEWVQQPLASKPEKAEENSERITEFAKDDLQLQHTDPSSYYSDDGIATVPTATGGMRRKHHRIWTLNEVVKLVEGVARYGVGRWSEIKRVFFASHSHRTSVDLKDKWRNLLRASFAQLPLDKGVDNSRKHASIPIPAPILVRVRELAEMEGNFPPNISGVKFAGHSVRDVHERRSGFL from the exons ATGGAAACAGTGGTTGAGGTAGAGGTAAATGCTAAATCTAAGTCAGGGGTCTCAAAAACTAGTTCTGCCGAGAAGTCACCGAAGTTGATTGCTGATCCTGTTGTTTACCAGCTCGTTCGG GTTGAAGGTGATGGGAGATTGGTGCCTGCTACGGAAGAAGAAGTGTTTGAGGTTGAAGACTTGCTTGATGATGGGAAGAATACACGGATTCTCGCTGACATTGGGAGGGACGTAGAATGCGCTTCAGACAGTAAAATATCTTCAG GTATATTGCAATCTGAAAATCTAGAACCTTGCTCAGATAAGTCAGGAGAAGTACCTGACTTGGAAAATAATTCGATGAAGTCAAATACCCAAATAAAG GAAATAGTTCCTTCATTGGCACCAAGTACAACCGACAGTCATCTGTCTGAAAGTGGGGAATGCTCGAATCCTCAGGTTGGGATGACAGGAAGTGAATCCTTAAATTCAAGCGCCTGTAAAATTTCAAAGCCCGATTTCTCTAAGTTGAAGGGGGAAATATGCTTGAACAATCTTTTAGTTAGGGAACTTCATGAAATTTTCAGAGCAATATTTGGACGAGTAACTACTAACAAGGACAAACAGTGGCTCAAAAGGAGGATCTCTATGGGACTAACTAATTCTTGTGATGTTTCAACTACAACTTTCGTAATAGAAGACCACAAAGTGGTAAAGAAAGGGAAAGAAGAGAACAGTAGGATTCCTAAGGTTAAACATTCCAAGGATCCTATCAAAGGAACAACGGATAAGGTTTGTAAAGGTTCATCATCTGTCACAAAAAAGGAAGTGGAGAGACATCAAAATTGTCCTGGAAAGAGGATGCGAAATGCTAATGTGGTGTATGATCACGATAAAGAAGATGTCCTCACAGAATCAAGAGCAGACAAAAGGGTCCGGAAGCCTACAAAAAGATATATTGAAGAAGTTTCAGAAGAAGAATCTAGAGAAACAAGCGGAAAAGTAACCTCTAAAGTTACAGGGTCAAGACATTGCCAATCATCGCCACGACCCAGTGTCCAGCCTATTCAAAATATCAGGTCAGATGGGAGACCATTTGTCATGAGGCAGGATTCTCTTGGAGGTTCTGGTATTCAGATTCCCTACGTCTCTCGGGTTCGAAGAGGTCGTCCAAGAGAAAATTATATGACTTTTATG AAACTCCAATCATGTGAAGTGGGAACGCCTTCGAAAGTGGTTAAAAAGGCATTTGAAATGTGTGATTCTCAACCAGATAGTAAAGAAGGGAACAATATCGTTACAGCAGGACCATCCCCTGAATGGGTTCAACAACCT CTTGCAAGTAAACCAGAGAAAGCTGAGGAGAACTCAGAAAGGATAACTGAGTTTGCTAAGGATGATTTGCAGCTGCAACACACTGATCCATCTAGTTATTATTCTGATGATGGTATAGCAACTGTACCTACAGCGACTGGGGGAATGCGGAGGAAACATCACCGGATATGGACATTGAATGAGGTCGTTAAGCTGGTTGAAGGTGTAGCTAGATATGGTGTCGGTAGATGGTCAGAGATAAAACGGGTTTTTTTTGCATCACATTCACACCGAACCTCAGTTGATCTGAAG GACAAATGGAGGAATTTGCTGAGAGCTAGTTTTGCACAATTACCTTTAGACAAAGGG GTGGATAATTCCCGAAAACATGCATCTATTCCAATTCCGGCTCCAATATTAGTTCGGGTGAGAGAGCTAGCAGAAATGGAAGGCAATTTTCCGCCAAATATCAGTGGAGTTAAGTTCGCGGGACATAGTGTTAGGGATGTGCATGAAAGGAGATCAGGGTTCTTGTAG
- the LOC141668824 gene encoding uncharacterized protein At5g02240 isoform X1, which produces MATAAACVPSAFYGITLSTSSRSTTCSLSNSHYPVFTCFASKKNANKLNFMDQILDYIEGGPKLRKWYGAPDILPKDASNLEDEDSAPEEGEVRDAVLVTDGDNEIGQMVILSLIIKRSRVRALVKDKRAAIESFGTYVESMAGDANDKRFLNKALRGVRAIICPNEGFLSTVESLKGVQHVILLSQLSAYEGSSGLQAIMNGNAKKLAAQDEAVITNSGIPYTIIRTGSLTNTPGGKQGFSFEEGSAAQGTLSKEDAAFICVEALDTVPKRGLTFEVVNGEEKVMNWKDCFTKLVEKAEE; this is translated from the exons ATGGCTACTGCTGCTGCTTGTGTTCCTTCAGCTTTTTATGGCATTACATTATCAACATCTTCAAGAAGCACCACTTGTTCACTGTCTAATTCCCATTACCCTGTTTTTACATGTTTTGCTTCCAAAAAAAATGCTAATAAACTTAACTTCATGGATCAAATTCTTGATTACATTGAAG GTGGGCCAAAATTGAGAAAATGGTATGGGGCACCTGATATCCTTCCCAAAGATGCATCCAATTTGGAAGATGAGGATAGCGCTCCAG AAGAAGGTGAAGTTAGGGATGCGGTTTTAGTAACAGATGGAGATAATGAAATTGGTCAG ATGGTAATATTATCATTGATCATCAAAAGAAGTCGAGTTAGAGCACTGGTGAAGGACAAGCGTGCAGCAATTGAGTCATTTGGTACTTATGTTGAG TCAATGGCTGGAGATGCAAATGACAAGCGCTTTCTAAACAAGGCTCTAAGAGGTGTCCGTGCAATAATATGCCCTAAT GAAGGTTTCCTGTCTACTGTTGAGAGTTTGAAGGGGGTTCAGCATGTTATCCTCTTATCTCAG CTGTCTGCTTATGAAGGTAGCAGTGGTTTACAAGCCATCATGAATGGCAATGCAAAAAAACTGGCAGCACAAGATGAGGCTGTGATAACAAATTCAGGAATTCCATATACTATTATCAGAACTGGGTCACTAACAAATACTCCTGGCGGGAAGCAAGGTTTCAGCTTTGAAGAG GGTAGTGCAGCACAAGGAACTTTAAGCAAGGAGGATGCTGCATTCATATGTGTGGAAGCTCTTGACACTGTCCCAAAACGAGGACTGACTTTTGAG GTGGTTAATGGTGAAGAGAAGGTTATGAACTGGAAGGATTGCTTCACAAAATTGGTAGAGAAAGCAGAGGAATAG
- the LOC141666486 gene encoding uncharacterized protein LOC141666486 isoform X2, translating to METVVEVEVNAKSKSGVSKTSSAEKSPKLIADPVVYQLVRVEGDGRLVPATEEEVFEVEDLLDDGKNTRILADIGRDVECASDSKISSGILQSENLEPCSDKSGEVPDLENNSMKSNTQIKEIVPSLAPSTTDSHLSESGECSNPQVGMTGSESLNSSACKISKPDFSKLKGEICLNNLLVRELHEIFRAIFGRVTTNKDKQWLKRRISMGLTNSCDVSTTTFVIEDHKVVKKGKEENSRIPKVKHSKDPIKGTTDKVCKGSSSVTKKEVERHQNCPGKRMRNANVVYDHDKEDVLTESRADKRVRKPTKRYIEEVSEEESRETSGKVTSKVTGSRHCQSSPRPSVQPIQNIRSDGRPFVMRQDSLGGSGIQIPYVSRVRRGRPRENYMTFMKLQSCEVGTPSKVVKKAFEMCDSQPDSKEGNNIVTAGPSPEWVQQPLASKPEKAEENSERITEFAKDDLQLQHTDPSSYYSDDGIATVPTATGGMRRKHHRIWTLNEVVKLVEGVARYGVGRWSEIKRVFFASHSHRTSVDLKDKWRNLLRASFAQLPLDKGLQVDNSRKHASIPIPAPILVRVRELAEMEGNFPPNISGVKFAGHSVRDVHERRSGFL from the exons ATGGAAACAGTGGTTGAGGTAGAGGTAAATGCTAAATCTAAGTCAGGGGTCTCAAAAACTAGTTCTGCCGAGAAGTCACCGAAGTTGATTGCTGATCCTGTTGTTTACCAGCTCGTTCGG GTTGAAGGTGATGGGAGATTGGTGCCTGCTACGGAAGAAGAAGTGTTTGAGGTTGAAGACTTGCTTGATGATGGGAAGAATACACGGATTCTCGCTGACATTGGGAGGGACGTAGAATGCGCTTCAGACAGTAAAATATCTTCAG GTATATTGCAATCTGAAAATCTAGAACCTTGCTCAGATAAGTCAGGAGAAGTACCTGACTTGGAAAATAATTCGATGAAGTCAAATACCCAAATAAAG GAAATAGTTCCTTCATTGGCACCAAGTACAACCGACAGTCATCTGTCTGAAAGTGGGGAATGCTCGAATCCTCAGGTTGGGATGACAGGAAGTGAATCCTTAAATTCAAGCGCCTGTAAAATTTCAAAGCCCGATTTCTCTAAGTTGAAGGGGGAAATATGCTTGAACAATCTTTTAGTTAGGGAACTTCATGAAATTTTCAGAGCAATATTTGGACGAGTAACTACTAACAAGGACAAACAGTGGCTCAAAAGGAGGATCTCTATGGGACTAACTAATTCTTGTGATGTTTCAACTACAACTTTCGTAATAGAAGACCACAAAGTGGTAAAGAAAGGGAAAGAAGAGAACAGTAGGATTCCTAAGGTTAAACATTCCAAGGATCCTATCAAAGGAACAACGGATAAGGTTTGTAAAGGTTCATCATCTGTCACAAAAAAGGAAGTGGAGAGACATCAAAATTGTCCTGGAAAGAGGATGCGAAATGCTAATGTGGTGTATGATCACGATAAAGAAGATGTCCTCACAGAATCAAGAGCAGACAAAAGGGTCCGGAAGCCTACAAAAAGATATATTGAAGAAGTTTCAGAAGAAGAATCTAGAGAAACAAGCGGAAAAGTAACCTCTAAAGTTACAGGGTCAAGACATTGCCAATCATCGCCACGACCCAGTGTCCAGCCTATTCAAAATATCAGGTCAGATGGGAGACCATTTGTCATGAGGCAGGATTCTCTTGGAGGTTCTGGTATTCAGATTCCCTACGTCTCTCGGGTTCGAAGAGGTCGTCCAAGAGAAAATTATATGACTTTTATG AAACTCCAATCATGTGAAGTGGGAACGCCTTCGAAAGTGGTTAAAAAGGCATTTGAAATGTGTGATTCTCAACCAGATAGTAAAGAAGGGAACAATATCGTTACAGCAGGACCATCCCCTGAATGGGTTCAACAACCT CTTGCAAGTAAACCAGAGAAAGCTGAGGAGAACTCAGAAAGGATAACTGAGTTTGCTAAGGATGATTTGCAGCTGCAACACACTGATCCATCTAGTTATTATTCTGATGATGGTATAGCAACTGTACCTACAGCGACTGGGGGAATGCGGAGGAAACATCACCGGATATGGACATTGAATGAGGTCGTTAAGCTGGTTGAAGGTGTAGCTAGATATGGTGTCGGTAGATGGTCAGAGATAAAACGGGTTTTTTTTGCATCACATTCACACCGAACCTCAGTTGATCTGAAG GACAAATGGAGGAATTTGCTGAGAGCTAGTTTTGCACAATTACCTTTAGACAAAGGG TTGCAGGTGGATAATTCCCGAAAACATGCATCTATTCCAATTCCGGCTCCAATATTAGTTCGGGTGAGAGAGCTAGCAGAAATGGAAGGCAATTTTCCGCCAAATATCAGTGGAGTTAAGTTCGCGGGACATAGTGTTAGGGATGTGCATGAAAGGAGATCAGGGTTCTTGTAG
- the LOC141666486 gene encoding uncharacterized protein LOC141666486 isoform X1 produces METVVEVEVNAKSKSGVSKTSSAEKSPKLIADPVVYQLVRVEGDGRLVPATEEEVFEVEDLLDDGKNTRILADIGRDVECASDSKISSGILQSENLEPCSDKSGEVPDLENNSMKSNTQIKEIVPSLAPSTTDSHLSESGECSNPQVGMTGSESLNSSACKISKPDFSKLKGEICLNNLLVRELHEIFRAIFGRVTTNKDKQWLKRRISMGLTNSCDVSTTTFVIEDHKVVKKGKEENSRIPKVKHSKDPIKGTTDKVCKGSSSVTKKEVERHQNCPGKRMRNANVVYDHDKEDVLTESRADKRVRKPTKRYIEEVSEEESRETSGKVTSKVTGSRHCQSSPRPSVQPIQNIRSDGRPFVMRQDSLGGSGIQIPYVSRVRRGRPRENYMTFMKLQSCEVGTPSKVVKKAFEMCDSQPDSKEGNNIVTAGPSPEWVQQPLASKPEKAEENSERITEFAKDDLQLQHTDPSSYYSDDGIATVPTATGGMRRKHHRIWTLNEVVKLVEGVARYGVGRWSEIKRVFFASHSHRTSVDLKDKWRNLLRASFAQLPLDKGKLQVDNSRKHASIPIPAPILVRVRELAEMEGNFPPNISGVKFAGHSVRDVHERRSGFL; encoded by the exons ATGGAAACAGTGGTTGAGGTAGAGGTAAATGCTAAATCTAAGTCAGGGGTCTCAAAAACTAGTTCTGCCGAGAAGTCACCGAAGTTGATTGCTGATCCTGTTGTTTACCAGCTCGTTCGG GTTGAAGGTGATGGGAGATTGGTGCCTGCTACGGAAGAAGAAGTGTTTGAGGTTGAAGACTTGCTTGATGATGGGAAGAATACACGGATTCTCGCTGACATTGGGAGGGACGTAGAATGCGCTTCAGACAGTAAAATATCTTCAG GTATATTGCAATCTGAAAATCTAGAACCTTGCTCAGATAAGTCAGGAGAAGTACCTGACTTGGAAAATAATTCGATGAAGTCAAATACCCAAATAAAG GAAATAGTTCCTTCATTGGCACCAAGTACAACCGACAGTCATCTGTCTGAAAGTGGGGAATGCTCGAATCCTCAGGTTGGGATGACAGGAAGTGAATCCTTAAATTCAAGCGCCTGTAAAATTTCAAAGCCCGATTTCTCTAAGTTGAAGGGGGAAATATGCTTGAACAATCTTTTAGTTAGGGAACTTCATGAAATTTTCAGAGCAATATTTGGACGAGTAACTACTAACAAGGACAAACAGTGGCTCAAAAGGAGGATCTCTATGGGACTAACTAATTCTTGTGATGTTTCAACTACAACTTTCGTAATAGAAGACCACAAAGTGGTAAAGAAAGGGAAAGAAGAGAACAGTAGGATTCCTAAGGTTAAACATTCCAAGGATCCTATCAAAGGAACAACGGATAAGGTTTGTAAAGGTTCATCATCTGTCACAAAAAAGGAAGTGGAGAGACATCAAAATTGTCCTGGAAAGAGGATGCGAAATGCTAATGTGGTGTATGATCACGATAAAGAAGATGTCCTCACAGAATCAAGAGCAGACAAAAGGGTCCGGAAGCCTACAAAAAGATATATTGAAGAAGTTTCAGAAGAAGAATCTAGAGAAACAAGCGGAAAAGTAACCTCTAAAGTTACAGGGTCAAGACATTGCCAATCATCGCCACGACCCAGTGTCCAGCCTATTCAAAATATCAGGTCAGATGGGAGACCATTTGTCATGAGGCAGGATTCTCTTGGAGGTTCTGGTATTCAGATTCCCTACGTCTCTCGGGTTCGAAGAGGTCGTCCAAGAGAAAATTATATGACTTTTATG AAACTCCAATCATGTGAAGTGGGAACGCCTTCGAAAGTGGTTAAAAAGGCATTTGAAATGTGTGATTCTCAACCAGATAGTAAAGAAGGGAACAATATCGTTACAGCAGGACCATCCCCTGAATGGGTTCAACAACCT CTTGCAAGTAAACCAGAGAAAGCTGAGGAGAACTCAGAAAGGATAACTGAGTTTGCTAAGGATGATTTGCAGCTGCAACACACTGATCCATCTAGTTATTATTCTGATGATGGTATAGCAACTGTACCTACAGCGACTGGGGGAATGCGGAGGAAACATCACCGGATATGGACATTGAATGAGGTCGTTAAGCTGGTTGAAGGTGTAGCTAGATATGGTGTCGGTAGATGGTCAGAGATAAAACGGGTTTTTTTTGCATCACATTCACACCGAACCTCAGTTGATCTGAAG GACAAATGGAGGAATTTGCTGAGAGCTAGTTTTGCACAATTACCTTTAGACAAAGGG AAGTTGCAGGTGGATAATTCCCGAAAACATGCATCTATTCCAATTCCGGCTCCAATATTAGTTCGGGTGAGAGAGCTAGCAGAAATGGAAGGCAATTTTCCGCCAAATATCAGTGGAGTTAAGTTCGCGGGACATAGTGTTAGGGATGTGCATGAAAGGAGATCAGGGTTCTTGTAG
- the LOC141668824 gene encoding uncharacterized protein At5g02240 isoform X2: MATAAACVPSAFYGITLSTSSRSTTCSLSNSHYPVFTCFASKKNANKLNFMDQILDYIEGGPKLRKWYGAPDILPKDASNLEDEDSAPEEGEVRDAVLVTDGDNEIGQMVILSLIIKRSRVRALVKDKRAAIESFGTYVESMAGDANDKRFLNKALRGVRAIICPNEGFLSTVESLKGVQHVILLSQLSAYEGSSGLQAIMNGNAKKLAAQDEAVITNSGIPYTIIRTGSLTNTPGGKQGFSFEEVLR; this comes from the exons ATGGCTACTGCTGCTGCTTGTGTTCCTTCAGCTTTTTATGGCATTACATTATCAACATCTTCAAGAAGCACCACTTGTTCACTGTCTAATTCCCATTACCCTGTTTTTACATGTTTTGCTTCCAAAAAAAATGCTAATAAACTTAACTTCATGGATCAAATTCTTGATTACATTGAAG GTGGGCCAAAATTGAGAAAATGGTATGGGGCACCTGATATCCTTCCCAAAGATGCATCCAATTTGGAAGATGAGGATAGCGCTCCAG AAGAAGGTGAAGTTAGGGATGCGGTTTTAGTAACAGATGGAGATAATGAAATTGGTCAG ATGGTAATATTATCATTGATCATCAAAAGAAGTCGAGTTAGAGCACTGGTGAAGGACAAGCGTGCAGCAATTGAGTCATTTGGTACTTATGTTGAG TCAATGGCTGGAGATGCAAATGACAAGCGCTTTCTAAACAAGGCTCTAAGAGGTGTCCGTGCAATAATATGCCCTAAT GAAGGTTTCCTGTCTACTGTTGAGAGTTTGAAGGGGGTTCAGCATGTTATCCTCTTATCTCAG CTGTCTGCTTATGAAGGTAGCAGTGGTTTACAAGCCATCATGAATGGCAATGCAAAAAAACTGGCAGCACAAGATGAGGCTGTGATAACAAATTCAGGAATTCCATATACTATTATCAGAACTGGGTCACTAACAAATACTCCTGGCGGGAAGCAAGGTTTCAGCTTTGAAGAG GTCCTAAGATAA